The Watersipora subatra chromosome 1, tzWatSuba1.1, whole genome shotgun sequence genome has a window encoding:
- the LOC137385707 gene encoding eukaryotic translation initiation factor 3 subunit E-like isoform X2, with the protein MAEWDLTSTMGQYLDRHLVFPLLEFLSEKDIYAPEDIMQGKIDLLSNTNMVDFAKEVYMRLHPDTDEAPEFFTNKRREVVQELRMREDMTEPIVKIMELPEVVELIQQSKDGRQLFDTLSKEHNFTTESLQTLYQYAKFQYECGNYTGAAEYLYFVRVVAANDDKLAYNALWGKLAAEILMQNWDAALEDLNKLKEIIDSSPFSSDLQSLQQRTWFIHWSLFVFFNHPKGGDLIIDMFLVDSKYLNTIQTNCPHILRYLTTAVIINKRRKTVLKDLVKVIQQEAYTYRDPITEFLECLYVNFDFDRAQQQLRDCETVLSNDFFLVACLDDFIENARLFIFETFCRIHQCISISMLADKLNMSPEDAEKWIVNLIRNARLDAKIDSQLGHVVMGTQAVSVYQQVIEKTKGLSFRSQMLAINLEKKLAPRERDGWAGQDF; encoded by the exons ATGGCTGAATGGGATTTGACTTCCACAATGGGACAGTATTTGGATCGACATTTAGTCTTTCCATTGTTGGAGTTCCTGTCTGAAAAAGAT ATTTATGCCCCAGAGGACATCATGCAAGGAAAGATTGATCTGCTCAGTAATACTAACATGGTTGACTTTGCCAAAGAAGTATATATGAGACTCCATCCAGACACGGATGAAGCGCCAGAAT TTTTCACTAACAAGCGTCGAGAAGTCGTACAAGAGCTGAGGATGAGAGAAGACATGACGGAGCCAATTGTAAAGATAATGGAGCTGCCAGAAGTAGTAGAACTCATACAGCAGTCAAAGGATGGTCGGCAGTTGTTTGATACTCTCTCCAAAGAGCACAAT TTTACGACAGAAAGCTTGCAGACATTGTATCAATATGCCAAGTTCCAGTACGAGTGTGGCAACTACACAGGAGCTGCAGAATATCTCTACTTTGTTAGAGTTGTG GCAGCCAATGATGACAAGCTAGCATATAATGCATTGTGGGGGAAACTAGCAGCTGAGATTCTCATGCAGAATTGGGATGCGGCTCTGGAGGATCTGAATAAGCTCAAAGAGATTATTGATAGCTCG CCCTTCAGCTCAGACTTGCAATCGCTCCAACAGAGAACCTGGTTTATTCACTGgagtctttttgtcttttttaatCACCCAAAGGGAGGCGATCTTATTATAGACATGTTTCTAGTCGACAGCAA GTATCTCAATACAATTCAGACAAACTGTCCACACATCCTACGCTATCTCACCACTGCAGTCATCATCAACAAGCGCAGAAAAACGGTCCTCAAGGATTTGGTCAAGGTCATTCAGCAG GAGGCGTACACATACAGGGATCCTATCACAGAATTTCTGGAGTGTCTTTATGTCAACTTTGACTTTGACAGAGCTCAGCAACAGCTGCGCGATTGTGAGACA GTTCTCTCTAATGACTTCTTTCTTGTTGCCTGCCTCGATGACTTCATAGAGAATGCaaggcttttcatttttgagacATTCTGTAGGATTCACCAATGCATCAGCATCAG CATGCTTGCTGATAAGCTTAACATGTCACCAGAGGATGCTGAGAAATGGATAGTAAACCTGATACGAAACGCTAGGCTTGATGCCAAGATTGACTCTCAACTC GGTCACGTGGTGATGGGTACGCAGGCTGTCTCAGTCTATCAACAGGTCATTGAGAAAACAAAAGGTCTTTCCTTCAGATCACAGATGCTCGCAATCAATCTTGAAAAAAAACTGGCCCCCAGAGAAAGAGATGGG TGGGCTGGCCAAGACTTCTAG
- the LOC137385707 gene encoding eukaryotic translation initiation factor 3 subunit E-like isoform X1, whose translation MAEWDLTSTMGQYLDRHLVFPLLEFLSEKDIYAPEDIMQGKIDLLSNTNMVDFAKEVYMRLHPDTDEAPEFFTNKRREVVQELRMREDMTEPIVKIMELPEVVELIQQSKDGRQLFDTLSKEHNFTTESLQTLYQYAKFQYECGNYTGAAEYLYFVRVVAANDDKLAYNALWGKLAAEILMQNWDAALEDLNKLKEIIDSSPFSSDLQSLQQRTWFIHWSLFVFFNHPKGGDLIIDMFLVDSKHDNKYLNTIQTNCPHILRYLTTAVIINKRRKTVLKDLVKVIQQEAYTYRDPITEFLECLYVNFDFDRAQQQLRDCETVLSNDFFLVACLDDFIENARLFIFETFCRIHQCISISMLADKLNMSPEDAEKWIVNLIRNARLDAKIDSQLGHVVMGTQAVSVYQQVIEKTKGLSFRSQMLAINLEKKLAPRERDGWAGQDF comes from the exons ATGGCTGAATGGGATTTGACTTCCACAATGGGACAGTATTTGGATCGACATTTAGTCTTTCCATTGTTGGAGTTCCTGTCTGAAAAAGAT ATTTATGCCCCAGAGGACATCATGCAAGGAAAGATTGATCTGCTCAGTAATACTAACATGGTTGACTTTGCCAAAGAAGTATATATGAGACTCCATCCAGACACGGATGAAGCGCCAGAAT TTTTCACTAACAAGCGTCGAGAAGTCGTACAAGAGCTGAGGATGAGAGAAGACATGACGGAGCCAATTGTAAAGATAATGGAGCTGCCAGAAGTAGTAGAACTCATACAGCAGTCAAAGGATGGTCGGCAGTTGTTTGATACTCTCTCCAAAGAGCACAAT TTTACGACAGAAAGCTTGCAGACATTGTATCAATATGCCAAGTTCCAGTACGAGTGTGGCAACTACACAGGAGCTGCAGAATATCTCTACTTTGTTAGAGTTGTG GCAGCCAATGATGACAAGCTAGCATATAATGCATTGTGGGGGAAACTAGCAGCTGAGATTCTCATGCAGAATTGGGATGCGGCTCTGGAGGATCTGAATAAGCTCAAAGAGATTATTGATAGCTCG CCCTTCAGCTCAGACTTGCAATCGCTCCAACAGAGAACCTGGTTTATTCACTGgagtctttttgtcttttttaatCACCCAAAGGGAGGCGATCTTATTATAGACATGTTTCTAGTCGACAGCAAGCATGATAACAA GTATCTCAATACAATTCAGACAAACTGTCCACACATCCTACGCTATCTCACCACTGCAGTCATCATCAACAAGCGCAGAAAAACGGTCCTCAAGGATTTGGTCAAGGTCATTCAGCAG GAGGCGTACACATACAGGGATCCTATCACAGAATTTCTGGAGTGTCTTTATGTCAACTTTGACTTTGACAGAGCTCAGCAACAGCTGCGCGATTGTGAGACA GTTCTCTCTAATGACTTCTTTCTTGTTGCCTGCCTCGATGACTTCATAGAGAATGCaaggcttttcatttttgagacATTCTGTAGGATTCACCAATGCATCAGCATCAG CATGCTTGCTGATAAGCTTAACATGTCACCAGAGGATGCTGAGAAATGGATAGTAAACCTGATACGAAACGCTAGGCTTGATGCCAAGATTGACTCTCAACTC GGTCACGTGGTGATGGGTACGCAGGCTGTCTCAGTCTATCAACAGGTCATTGAGAAAACAAAAGGTCTTTCCTTCAGATCACAGATGCTCGCAATCAATCTTGAAAAAAAACTGGCCCCCAGAGAAAGAGATGGG TGGGCTGGCCAAGACTTCTAG